Proteins co-encoded in one Flavivirga eckloniae genomic window:
- a CDS encoding putative porin, which produces MKKLLLAFFSISLFSQLTAQVAPKNSGITPPRTQSLKASDTITGGAGKKSSKDKKAKIQDYLIISRENDTTFVDTTLTIQKEYKFNYLRRDNFGLMPFSNLGQTYNSLTYNFRNTGLMPIFGARARHFNYMEIEDINYYRVPTPLTELFFKTAFEQGQLVDAFFTVNTSPRLNFSVAYKGLRSLGKYQNILTSTGNFRFTTNYRTKDNRYNIRGHIVMQDLLNEENGGLLDDPSIENFETGSEEFLERSFLEVNFQDAENIIKGKRFHLEHDYKIVKKKDTLSKNKLSLGHIMSFEDKYYQYDQTAANTFFGESYRSRNLRDRATLENFYNQVQLNYSNNTIGDLQFNISNNNYNYGYDRLVVQNGDTITNRLKGDIFSAGGKYHKQYKGFDLEGEAGINISGDFEGNFLKAKASFKLNKDFSATASINHSSKVPNYNTLLYQSNYIDYNWQNNFNNVETEQLAFQLKSDKIVNISADYSTISDFVYFKKEETSGQVKAFQNNNTINYLRVRLDKEIRVGKFALNNTILYQNVNDNDSILNVPEFTVRNTLYYSSHLFKKAMYLQTGVTFNYFTKYYMNAYNPLLAEFYVQTERQYGEFPRLDFFINAKIRQTRIFLKAEHFNSSFTGYDFYSAPNNPYRDFIVRFGIVWNFFM; this is translated from the coding sequence ATGAAGAAATTACTTTTAGCCTTTTTCTCAATATCTCTTTTTAGTCAATTAACAGCTCAAGTGGCTCCTAAGAATTCCGGAATAACACCTCCAAGAACTCAATCTTTAAAAGCATCGGATACAATTACGGGGGGGGCAGGAAAAAAAAGCTCTAAAGATAAAAAAGCTAAAATTCAAGATTACCTAATAATCTCTCGCGAAAATGATACGACTTTTGTAGATACAACCTTAACAATTCAAAAAGAATATAAATTTAATTATCTGCGAAGAGACAATTTTGGTTTAATGCCGTTTTCAAACTTAGGGCAAACCTATAATAGTTTAACTTATAATTTTCGGAATACGGGATTAATGCCCATTTTTGGCGCACGGGCAAGACACTTCAATTATATGGAAATTGAAGATATTAATTACTATAGAGTGCCAACTCCGTTAACAGAATTGTTTTTTAAAACAGCTTTTGAACAAGGACAATTAGTCGATGCGTTTTTTACAGTAAACACGTCTCCAAGACTTAATTTTTCAGTAGCCTATAAAGGATTACGGTCTTTAGGTAAATACCAGAACATATTAACTAGTACAGGTAATTTTAGATTTACGACGAACTATAGAACAAAGGATAACCGATATAATATTAGGGGGCATATAGTAATGCAAGATTTGCTTAATGAAGAGAATGGAGGACTTTTAGATGATCCGAGTATTGAGAATTTTGAAACAGGATCGGAAGAATTTTTAGAACGGTCGTTTTTAGAAGTGAATTTTCAAGATGCCGAGAATATAATAAAAGGAAAGCGATTTCATTTGGAGCACGATTATAAAATTGTAAAGAAGAAAGATACGTTGTCAAAAAACAAGCTTAGTTTAGGTCATATCATGTCGTTTGAAGATAAATACTATCAATATGATCAAACAGCAGCAAACACATTTTTTGGAGAATCCTACAGATCTAGAAACCTTAGAGACCGAGCTACACTCGAAAATTTTTACAATCAAGTACAATTAAACTATAGCAATAATACCATTGGCGACTTACAATTCAATATATCTAACAATAATTACAATTATGGTTATGATAGGTTAGTGGTACAAAACGGAGATACGATTACCAATAGATTGAAAGGCGATATATTTTCAGCAGGGGGTAAGTATCATAAGCAATATAAAGGCTTCGATTTGGAAGGAGAGGCGGGTATAAATATATCTGGCGATTTCGAGGGTAACTTCTTAAAGGCAAAAGCCAGCTTTAAACTCAACAAGGACTTTTCGGCTACAGCATCTATAAACCATAGTTCAAAGGTCCCGAACTATAACACCTTATTATATCAAAGTAATTATATAGATTATAACTGGCAAAACAATTTTAATAACGTAGAAACAGAACAATTAGCATTTCAATTAAAATCTGATAAAATAGTCAATATCTCAGCCGATTATTCTACAATTAGCGATTTTGTCTATTTTAAAAAAGAAGAAACAAGTGGCCAAGTAAAGGCATTTCAAAATAATAATACAATTAATTACTTAAGAGTTAGATTAGATAAAGAAATAAGGGTGGGTAAGTTTGCCTTAAACAATACCATATTATATCAAAATGTAAATGATAACGATAGTATATTAAATGTACCGGAATTTACAGTTCGTAATACCTTGTATTATTCCAGTCATTTATTCAAAAAAGCGATGTATCTACAAACAGGAGTTACCTTTAATTACTTTACTAAGTATTATATGAATGCTTACAATCCATTATTAGCAGAGTTTTATGTTCAAACGGAAAGGCAATATGGGGAATTTCCGCGTTTAGATTTCTTTATAAATGCAAAAATAAGGCAAACAAGAATCTTTTTAAAGGCAGAACACTTCAATTCATCTTTTACAGGATACGATTTTTATTCAGCGCCTAACAATCCATATAGAGATTTTATTGTTCGATTTGGTATTGTTTGGAATTTCTTTATGTAG
- a CDS encoding DUF4302 domain-containing protein, with protein sequence MKRIYINYWIICLMFVGVLSCSDDDSETLFSETPTERIEQRNSELLNLLLSQDQGYKGVYFTKNDQFGGFTFYMKFNTDGTVQMTSDFNSETDIISSSYEVRLGTSTELVFTTRNHIQKVSETSFGDTDGFRGTSVFQYFSNDNGIITFRDVRNRDAGFLTLEPTGFTNFTTESVVKAQASLAQRENILPTPTTSVFQVLRIENGNGISNFNLNYDPANLFASPRITSDDGSVTEFNFGIAFTEDGLVISPALEFEGETYVNFVYDAATSSYVSSVNGTTATMLFSNDPAFIDRDFEALPDLGPRGFLYRPRLGSNPLTSIGFDALIGEISANFAGGGLGAWSVNDVQFVVDFQSDNCDTFLFIQLLREADGAAFNSFYCFEKGVLNDRKLFLTYTGPTPGNSEFFEPLVMPLIDFFNSSEGLIYTDEGAFTSNLSSFSNKAGTFTSAENPALRVYGLWFS encoded by the coding sequence ATGAAAAGAATATATATAAATTATTGGATAATCTGTTTAATGTTTGTTGGGGTGCTTTCGTGTAGCGATGATGATAGCGAAACGCTTTTTTCAGAAACACCCACAGAAAGAATAGAGCAAAGAAACAGTGAATTATTAAACCTACTTTTATCTCAAGACCAGGGGTATAAAGGTGTTTATTTTACGAAAAATGATCAGTTTGGAGGGTTTACCTTTTATATGAAATTCAATACGGACGGAACCGTGCAGATGACATCAGATTTTAATTCTGAAACGGATATTATATCGTCATCCTACGAAGTTCGTTTAGGTACCTCTACAGAATTGGTTTTTACAACCAGAAATCATATTCAAAAAGTAAGTGAAACATCTTTTGGAGATACTGATGGATTTAGAGGTACATCTGTTTTTCAATATTTTTCAAACGATAATGGTATTATAACATTCAGGGATGTTAGAAATAGGGATGCCGGCTTTTTAACTTTAGAGCCAACAGGTTTCACAAACTTTACAACAGAAAGTGTTGTTAAGGCCCAAGCTTCTCTAGCCCAACGTGAAAATATATTGCCCACACCAACAACTTCCGTTTTTCAGGTGCTAAGAATAGAAAACGGTAATGGAATTTCTAACTTTAATCTTAATTATGACCCTGCAAACCTTTTTGCCTCACCAAGAATAACATCAGATGATGGTAGCGTTACGGAGTTTAATTTTGGAATAGCATTTACAGAAGACGGTTTGGTAATTAGTCCGGCCTTGGAATTTGAAGGGGAAACCTATGTGAATTTTGTTTATGACGCGGCAACGTCAAGTTATGTTTCTTCGGTAAATGGTACCACAGCTACAATGTTATTTAGTAACGATCCAGCATTTATAGATAGAGATTTTGAAGCGCTACCAGATTTGGGACCAAGAGGGTTTCTATACCGTCCTAGATTAGGAAGTAACCCCTTAACCAGTATAGGGTTTGATGCTCTTATAGGTGAGATAAGTGCTAATTTTGCTGGGGGTGGTTTAGGAGCTTGGTCAGTTAATGATGTTCAGTTTGTGGTTGATTTTCAAAGTGACAATTGCGATACCTTTTTATTCATTCAATTATTAAGAGAGGCAGATGGAGCTGCCTTTAACTCATTTTATTGTTTCGAGAAAGGAGTTCTTAACGATAGGAAGTTATTTCTAACTTATACAGGACCAACTCCAGGTAATTCAGAATTTTTTGAGCCATTAGTGATGCCGTTAATAGATTTCTTTAACAGTTCAGAAGGATTAATCTACACAGACGAAGGTGCGTTTACATCCAACTTATCTAGTTTCTCTAATAAAGCAGGAACATTTACAAGTGCAGAAAATCCGGCGCTTAGAGTGTATGGACTATGGTTTAGCTAG
- a CDS encoding substrate import-associated zinc metallohydrolase lipoprotein — translation MKKYFIITLISIALTGLVACSDSSNSVGKSQIDTTPPILNDLDIWLRSNFVSPYNIEILYKWDINDTDVDRFIHPPFEESVRPMAEALQKAWIEPYTALGGENFIKNIAPRQFTFAGGFNFDPDTPTRILGIAEAGSKITLFDLDFLDFTDINSIKQPLKTVQHEYAHILNQNIPFDIIYGQINPENYNANWFNRSDAQARELGYITAYASSQSGEDFVEMVSEMLTNSKADFDAIVDGIVSDEARAIIRLKESIVVEYYQTNFGIDIYELQALTDAATQELVN, via the coding sequence ATGAAAAAATATTTTATTATAACGCTAATTTCTATAGCACTTACAGGATTGGTGGCTTGTAGCGATAGCTCTAATAGTGTAGGGAAAAGTCAAATAGATACAACTCCGCCAATTCTAAATGATTTAGATATTTGGTTAAGAAGCAATTTCGTATCACCATATAATATAGAAATACTATATAAATGGGATATCAACGATACCGATGTTGATAGATTTATACATCCGCCATTTGAGGAAAGTGTAAGACCTATGGCAGAAGCATTGCAAAAAGCATGGATAGAACCATATACGGCATTAGGAGGCGAAAATTTTATAAAAAACATTGCACCTCGCCAATTTACCTTTGCAGGTGGTTTTAATTTTGACCCAGATACGCCGACCAGAATACTAGGTATAGCAGAAGCTGGATCGAAAATTACACTCTTCGATCTCGATTTTTTAGACTTCACGGATATTAATAGTATTAAACAGCCTTTAAAAACGGTACAACATGAATACGCCCATATTTTAAATCAAAATATTCCTTTCGATATAATCTATGGTCAAATAAATCCAGAGAATTATAATGCGAATTGGTTTAATAGAAGTGATGCACAAGCTAGAGAATTGGGTTATATCACGGCCTATGCGTCTAGTCAGTCAGGAGAGGATTTTGTCGAAATGGTTTCCGAGATGTTAACCAATTCAAAAGCAGATTTTGATGCTATTGTAGATGGTATTGTTAGTGATGAAGCAAGGGCAATAATAAGATTAAAAGAGTCTATTGTGGTAGAGTATTATCAAACCAACTTTGGAATTGATATTTATGAATTACAGGCACTAACAGATGCAGCGACACAAGAACTAGTAAATTAA
- a CDS encoding RagB/SusD family nutrient uptake outer membrane protein yields the protein MKNMKFNIIKAVVVFLIVSSCNDILDETPDNRTTIDSVEKIAELLVGAYPEAGYVSFLEPMSDNAGDKGTSATSEFRINEEMYFWRDLDDTDIDTPTNYWNDAYAAIAQANQALLSIEELGGGSELNALKGEALLCRAYAHFMLVTIFSKAYNTTTARTDLGIPYVTEPETVLLGDYQRGNVADVYASIQKDIEAGLPLITDNYDVPAFHFTKKAANAFASRFYLVIGDWQKVITTSTAALAGGNEANELRNMLLATTLTFQDQVALYMSSTVQPANLLLVSGNSRYNRIEGVARYQLTSNISNELFGSNITGKGWSYDIFTRGGSSNRLTPKYQEYFRFTNQAAGIGIPFVTYVLLSTDEALLNRAEAHAMLGQLDEAAADINTSLSLKTSGYDPATDELSAADIATIYGVVDPTLYTPFYAIPSEALPIVSAILDMRRTIFYNEGLRWFDIKRHDIAVEHLDFFGNSSLLPKSDDRRAIQIPEAAQSFGIQKNPR from the coding sequence ATGAAAAACATGAAATTTAATATAATAAAAGCAGTAGTGGTGTTTTTAATAGTATCATCATGTAATGATATTTTAGATGAAACACCCGATAATAGAACAACCATAGATTCTGTTGAAAAAATAGCAGAATTATTAGTAGGAGCCTATCCCGAAGCAGGCTATGTGTCATTTTTAGAGCCAATGTCCGATAATGCAGGAGATAAAGGTACCAGTGCTACTTCAGAGTTTCGGATAAATGAAGAAATGTATTTCTGGAGAGATTTAGACGATACCGATATAGATACACCAACAAACTATTGGAACGATGCATATGCAGCAATAGCACAAGCAAACCAAGCATTATTATCTATAGAGGAGTTGGGTGGAGGATCGGAGTTAAATGCTTTAAAAGGAGAAGCCTTATTGTGCAGAGCCTATGCGCATTTTATGTTAGTAACCATTTTTTCTAAAGCCTATAACACTACAACCGCAAGGACAGATTTAGGAATACCTTATGTAACAGAACCAGAAACAGTATTGCTGGGTGATTATCAAAGAGGCAATGTTGCCGATGTGTACGCAAGCATACAAAAAGATATAGAAGCAGGGTTGCCCCTAATTACCGATAACTATGATGTTCCAGCATTTCACTTTACCAAAAAAGCAGCAAATGCATTTGCATCGCGTTTTTACTTAGTTATTGGTGACTGGCAGAAAGTAATTACGACAAGCACAGCAGCTTTAGCAGGAGGTAATGAAGCTAACGAATTGAGAAATATGCTCTTAGCAACTACCTTAACTTTTCAAGACCAAGTAGCATTATATATGTCTTCAACCGTGCAGCCGGCAAATTTGTTGTTGGTTTCCGGGAACTCAAGATATAATAGAATAGAAGGTGTAGCCAGATATCAATTAACCTCAAACATATCAAACGAATTATTTGGTAGTAATATTACAGGTAAGGGCTGGAGTTACGATATCTTTACAAGAGGAGGAAGCAGTAACAGGTTAACACCTAAGTATCAAGAGTATTTTAGGTTTACTAATCAAGCAGCTGGAATAGGTATCCCTTTTGTAACCTATGTACTTCTATCTACAGACGAGGCACTGCTTAATCGAGCAGAAGCTCATGCTATGTTAGGGCAACTGGACGAGGCGGCAGCAGATATTAATACCTCATTATCGTTAAAAACTAGTGGGTACGATCCTGCTACGGATGAATTATCAGCGGCCGACATAGCAACCATTTACGGAGTTGTAGACCCCACATTATATACACCATTTTATGCCATTCCAAGTGAAGCGCTTCCAATAGTAAGTGCTATACTAGATATGAGAAGAACAATATTCTACAATGAAGGCTTAAGATGGTTCGATATTAAAAGGCATGATATTGCTGTTGAACATTTAGACTTTTTTGGTAACAGTTCGCTTTTACCAAAAAGTGATGACAGGAGAGCTATTCAAATTCCAGAAGCAGCTCAATCATTTGGTATTCAGAAAAATCCAAGGTAG
- a CDS encoding SusC/RagA family TonB-linked outer membrane protein has product MRMIESIENQSEFVFIYSDEVLPELKKVLGNIQIKNETISKVLDKVVNKEKLIYSINERQIILNKKIEDPDSNVQRQISGNVTAATDGLPLPGVNIIIEGTSRGVQTDFNGNYAINATEGEVLKVSFIGMITKFITVGSNTVIDIVMEEDFADLDEVVITGYQNVRRELFTGASQTIKAEDIKLDGVADISRALEGRAAGVSVQNVTGTFGAAPRITIRGSSSILGDTKPIWIIDGVIQEEIVNLSVSDLVSGDPNTLLSSAVAGLNATDIQSFEILRDASATALYGARALNGVVVITTKSGKKNQKPTFNYAAEFAVRDLPRYSNYDLLNSQETVSVYREMESKGFLDLPSSFQGRFGGIYNIMYRAINTYDENTGQFQLQNTPEARAQFLQQYELANTDWFKTLFRTTPTQTHTLSYSGGGENSTSYASLGYYTDGGWSIADRVRRVTGNLRNTYYLSDNKLKITTQIQGSIRNQLAPGTLAREEDVVFGSFTRDFDINPFSYSLNTSRALRPRDNNGNLEYSRYNWAPFNILNEIQNNSLELNVADLKFQGQAEYQINENLNYNFLGSARYVTSNGEQAATENSNVAGAYRADETTIVQDQNTFLFTDPDEPNSRPRVVLPVGGILTTTKNTLVTYTFRNTLDYTRRFNDSHGIRIYGGQEYRYTDRSESSNTGYGYQFSRGGTVFTDPGILKKVILEGNEYFSSQETRQREVSFFANVTYDFDKKYVLNVTGNYEGSNRAGKSSDTRWLPTYTVGAKWNIDKEDFIQNSNVISSLAFRPSYGLVALLADNATNNLAVFRNQITDRLNNDDRENFIDIEDLQNSELTWEKTLELNLGLDVGFFNNRIMMNFDAYFRKGKDLIDLIRTTGIGGESLKLGNNSEMTTNGVEFQLNTINVDTDDFRWKTGFNISHFNQEVTSLKQEANVFDLITGTGRGNAVGFPKGALFSYKFEGLNEWGLPQFLTDNEDYDPDRPYALINFQDTEDALDNLVYEGATEPNLSGGLANNFKYKNWDFSFFVSFSAGNKIRLNPAYRSEYTDLDVFPREFVNRWLVPGDENITDIPVIPSKSLLQSYGDTSLQIAYNAYNYSTARVADGGFVRMKNITLGYSLDRRTIDKLGLSNFRMSLQSTNPFLIYSDSKLGGQDPEFFRSGGVAYPISRLFTFSLNIGF; this is encoded by the coding sequence ATGAGGATGATTGAATCTATAGAAAACCAAAGTGAATTTGTATTTATTTACAGCGATGAAGTACTGCCTGAATTAAAAAAAGTCTTGGGCAACATTCAAATTAAAAATGAAACTATTAGTAAAGTTTTAGATAAAGTTGTAAATAAAGAAAAGCTTATCTACTCCATAAATGAACGCCAGATCATTTTAAATAAGAAAATAGAAGATCCGGATTCGAATGTCCAGCGGCAAATATCGGGAAATGTTACAGCGGCGACTGATGGATTGCCATTGCCGGGAGTTAATATAATAATAGAAGGCACTTCGCGAGGTGTTCAAACAGACTTTAATGGAAATTATGCTATCAATGCAACCGAAGGCGAAGTGCTAAAGGTGAGTTTTATTGGTATGATAACCAAATTTATAACCGTTGGTAGCAATACGGTTATCGATATCGTTATGGAAGAAGATTTTGCAGATTTAGATGAAGTCGTTATAACAGGATATCAAAATGTAAGAAGAGAGTTGTTTACAGGAGCTTCTCAAACCATTAAAGCCGAAGATATTAAGCTAGATGGAGTTGCCGATATCTCAAGAGCACTTGAAGGAAGAGCGGCCGGAGTAAGTGTGCAAAATGTAACAGGAACCTTTGGAGCTGCACCTAGAATTACAATAAGGGGATCTTCATCAATCTTGGGTGATACAAAACCTATCTGGATTATAGATGGTGTTATACAAGAAGAAATTGTAAATCTATCGGTTTCAGATTTGGTTTCAGGAGATCCAAATACCTTGCTTAGTTCTGCCGTAGCCGGATTGAATGCTACAGATATACAAAGTTTTGAGATTTTAAGAGATGCCTCTGCAACCGCTTTATACGGAGCAAGAGCCTTAAATGGTGTGGTAGTAATTACTACCAAATCTGGAAAGAAAAACCAAAAACCTACATTTAATTATGCAGCAGAATTTGCGGTAAGGGATTTACCAAGATATTCAAATTATGATTTGCTAAATTCTCAAGAAACAGTTTCTGTATATAGAGAAATGGAGTCTAAAGGATTTTTGGATTTACCTTCATCATTTCAAGGTAGATTTGGCGGGATATATAATATCATGTACCGAGCCATTAATACATACGACGAGAATACTGGGCAGTTTCAACTTCAAAACACACCAGAAGCAAGAGCCCAATTTTTACAACAATACGAGTTGGCCAATACAGATTGGTTTAAAACACTATTTAGAACAACACCTACCCAAACCCATACCTTAAGTTATTCTGGGGGTGGCGAAAACTCAACGTCTTACGCATCCTTGGGCTATTATACAGATGGAGGTTGGTCCATAGCAGATAGGGTGAGAAGAGTTACCGGTAACTTAAGAAATACGTATTATCTATCAGACAATAAGCTAAAAATCACAACGCAAATTCAAGGATCGATTAGAAACCAGTTAGCTCCAGGGACATTGGCTAGAGAAGAAGATGTTGTTTTTGGTTCGTTTACAAGAGATTTCGATATAAACCCATTTAGTTATTCCTTAAATACAAGTAGGGCTTTAAGACCAAGGGATAACAATGGTAATTTAGAATATTCGCGCTATAACTGGGCGCCCTTTAATATTTTAAATGAAATACAGAATAACAGCTTAGAACTTAATGTAGCAGATTTAAAATTTCAAGGTCAAGCAGAATACCAAATCAATGAAAATTTAAACTATAACTTCCTAGGATCTGCCAGATATGTTACTTCAAATGGAGAACAAGCTGCCACAGAAAATTCGAATGTAGCTGGAGCGTATAGGGCAGATGAAACTACCATTGTGCAAGACCAGAATACATTTTTGTTTACAGATCCAGACGAGCCTAACTCCAGACCAAGAGTTGTATTGCCAGTTGGGGGTATTTTAACAACAACAAAAAACACGCTTGTAACGTATACTTTTAGAAATACGCTCGATTATACCAGACGTTTTAACGATTCACACGGTATTAGAATTTATGGAGGTCAGGAATACAGGTATACAGACAGAAGCGAGAGTTCCAATACAGGTTACGGGTACCAGTTCTCAAGAGGAGGTACGGTATTTACAGATCCAGGTATTTTAAAGAAAGTTATTTTAGAAGGTAACGAGTACTTCTCATCCCAAGAAACAAGACAGCGGGAAGTATCTTTCTTTGCTAATGTAACCTACGATTTCGATAAGAAATATGTGCTAAATGTAACAGGTAATTACGAAGGGTCGAATAGGGCAGGTAAATCTTCAGATACGAGATGGCTACCAACTTACACTGTAGGAGCTAAGTGGAATATCGATAAAGAAGATTTTATTCAAAATTCCAATGTTATTTCCAGTTTGGCTTTCAGACCGAGTTACGGACTTGTAGCTTTATTAGCGGATAATGCGACTAACAACTTGGCAGTATTTAGAAATCAAATTACAGATAGACTGAATAATGACGATCGTGAAAACTTTATAGATATTGAAGACTTACAAAACAGCGAATTAACTTGGGAGAAAACCTTAGAATTAAACCTAGGTCTCGATGTAGGGTTCTTTAATAATAGAATCATGATGAATTTCGATGCCTATTTTAGAAAAGGTAAAGATTTAATAGACCTAATAAGAACAACCGGTATAGGTGGAGAGTCTCTCAAATTGGGGAATAATTCTGAGATGACTACAAATGGTGTAGAATTCCAATTAAATACAATAAATGTAGATACCGATGACTTTAGATGGAAAACAGGATTCAATATTTCGCATTTTAATCAAGAAGTAACCTCGCTAAAGCAAGAAGCAAATGTATTCGATTTAATTACAGGAACAGGTAGAGGTAATGCAGTCGGTTTTCCAAAAGGAGCCTTGTTCTCCTATAAATTCGAAGGACTCAACGAGTGGGGGTTACCTCAATTTTTAACAGATAATGAAGATTACGATCCAGACAGACCTTACGCTTTAATCAATTTTCAAGATACAGAAGACGCTCTGGATAATTTAGTATATGAAGGCGCAACAGAACCAAACCTTTCCGGAGGTTTAGCAAATAACTTTAAATACAAAAATTGGGATTTTAGCTTCTTTGTCTCTTTTTCAGCAGGTAATAAAATCAGGTTAAATCCAGCATATAGATCAGAGTACACAGATTTAGATGTATTCCCAAGAGAATTTGTGAATAGATGGTTAGTACCGGGAGATGAAAATATTACAGATATCCCAGTAATACCATCGAAATCCTTATTGCAGTCTTATGGCGATACAAGTTTACAGATCGCTTACAATGCCTATAATTACTCAACAGCCCGTGTGGCAGATGGAGGCTTTGTTAGAATGAAAAATATAACGCTAGGCTATAGCTTAGATAGACGAACCATAGATAAATTAGGATTGTCAAACTTTAGAATGAGTTTACAAAGTACAAACCCATTCTTAATTTACTCCGATTCCAAACTTGGAGGACAAGATCCGGAATTTTTTAGATCGGGAGGAGTGGCATATCCAATATCCAGACTGTTTACATTCTCTTTAAACATTGGATTTTAA
- a CDS encoding FecR family protein: MDLYSKYIENDAFLSWVYNPTPETNRFWKDYIEENPQEEEIINVLKEILIDIKTEDVRLSEEEKEEVFTKILNKIDTKDKSNKVYSLVKKTYKYAAIFVLLLVGTAVIINNSYKRSNNFIYEEINEVSLDSTAKTNTRLVIEAGTPLLIHEKKSVIEYTKQGNVVLNERDTIKVDIKNEGKSLLFNKLIVPFGKRSKVILSDGSVVHLNAGTRFVFPKEFAEDDRTVFLSGEAFFEVATNKEKPFVVKTIDEKILIEVLGTKFNVSAYPIDPEILTVLTEGKVVVVEKNIFNTQRAILKPGQLASWNKTEKRVNIKYVNTDNYTLWTSGLLYFESESIMNIVRKIERFYNVKIVFENIADAKNINVSGKLDLNDNIEKTLENLTTTTKFKFEIINDKKYVLK, translated from the coding sequence ATGGACCTTTATTCTAAATATATAGAAAATGATGCTTTCCTAAGTTGGGTATACAATCCAACACCAGAAACTAACCGTTTTTGGAAGGACTATATAGAGGAGAATCCCCAGGAAGAGGAAATTATTAATGTTTTAAAGGAAATTTTAATAGATATAAAAACTGAAGATGTTCGGTTGTCTGAAGAAGAAAAAGAAGAAGTATTTACTAAAATTTTAAATAAAATAGATACAAAGGATAAGTCCAATAAAGTATACAGCTTAGTAAAGAAAACATATAAATATGCAGCAATATTTGTGCTATTACTAGTGGGCACAGCGGTGATTATTAATAACAGCTATAAAAGATCCAACAATTTTATTTATGAAGAAATAAATGAGGTGTCTCTAGATTCTACTGCAAAAACAAATACACGATTGGTTATAGAAGCAGGAACCCCTTTATTAATACATGAAAAAAAATCAGTAATCGAATATACCAAACAGGGAAATGTTGTATTAAATGAAAGAGATACCATAAAGGTTGATATAAAGAATGAAGGAAAATCTTTACTTTTTAACAAATTAATTGTACCTTTTGGCAAACGAAGTAAAGTCATATTATCAGATGGTTCTGTGGTACACCTTAATGCAGGAACAAGGTTTGTGTTTCCTAAGGAGTTTGCCGAAGACGATCGAACAGTATTTCTTTCTGGAGAAGCTTTTTTCGAAGTAGCTACTAATAAAGAAAAGCCGTTTGTGGTAAAAACCATCGATGAAAAAATTTTAATAGAAGTGCTTGGAACAAAGTTTAACGTATCTGCTTACCCTATAGATCCAGAGATTCTAACGGTTTTAACCGAAGGTAAAGTTGTTGTTGTCGAGAAAAATATATTTAATACGCAAAGAGCAATTTTAAAACCTGGGCAATTAGCTTCCTGGAATAAAACCGAAAAACGTGTTAACATTAAATATGTTAATACAGATAACTACACATTATGGACTTCCGGACTATTGTACTTTGAGAGTGAATCAATAATGAATATTGTTAGAAAGATAGAACGCTTTTACAATGTGAAAATAGTTTTTGAGAACATAGCCGATGCAAAAAATATAAACGTAAGCGGAAAACTAGACCTAAATGACAACATAGAAAAAACCCTTGAAAATTTGACAACTACAACAAAATTTAAATTCGAAATAATAAATGACAAAAAATATGTATTGAAGTAA